The Prevotella sp. E9-3 genome has a window encoding:
- the speA gene encoding biosynthetic arginine decarboxylase, whose product MKKWTIDDARELYNINGWGTSYFGINDKGNVYVTPCKDNTEIDIREVMDELSLRDVTPPVLLRFPDILDNRIEKTWSCFKKASKEYDYKAENYVVFPIKVNQMQPVVEEIISHGRKFNLGIEAGSKPELHAVIAVQCQSDSIIICNGYKDQSYIELALLAQKMGKRIFIVVEKLNELELIAREAKKLGVRPNIGIRIKLASSGSGKWEESGGDASKFGLTSAELLEALDMLDKKDMRDCLKLIHFHIGSQITKIRRIQTALREASQFYIQLHKLGYNVEFVDCGGGLGVDYDGTRSPSSESSVNYSIQEYVNDCIYTFVDAANKNNLPHPNIITESGRSLAAHHSVLVIDVLETASLPEMPEEFEPDENSHQLVKDLYEIWDNLSPRNVLEDWHDAEQIREEVLDLFSHGIVDLKTRAEIEAMYWSVCHEINALAKNLKHIPEELMNIDKLLADKYFCNFSLFQSLPDSWAIDQIFPIMPIQRLSERPTRNATLQDITCDSDGKIANFVTNRHNSHSLPVHTLKKNEDYYLGVFLVGAYQEILGDMHNLFGDTTAVHITVKDGHYHIDQIFDGETVEEVLEYVQYNPKKLVRQLEIWVTKSVKEGKITLEEGKEFLSNYRSGLYGYTYLE is encoded by the coding sequence ATGAAGAAATGGACCATCGATGATGCCCGCGAGCTATACAACATCAACGGCTGGGGCACAAGCTATTTCGGTATCAACGACAAAGGCAACGTGTATGTGACTCCCTGTAAGGATAACACAGAGATAGACATACGCGAGGTGATGGACGAACTGTCGCTGCGCGACGTCACTCCACCTGTGTTGCTGCGTTTCCCCGACATTCTGGACAACCGCATTGAGAAGACGTGGAGCTGTTTTAAAAAGGCCTCAAAAGAGTACGACTATAAAGCAGAAAACTACGTGGTGTTCCCTATCAAGGTGAACCAGATGCAACCGGTGGTGGAAGAGATTATCTCGCATGGACGCAAGTTCAACCTGGGCATTGAGGCCGGTTCGAAACCCGAATTGCACGCCGTGATTGCCGTACAGTGCCAGAGCGACAGTATCATTATCTGTAATGGCTACAAGGACCAGAGCTATATAGAACTGGCATTGCTGGCACAGAAAATGGGCAAGCGTATCTTCATTGTTGTTGAGAAGCTGAACGAGCTGGAACTGATAGCCCGCGAGGCGAAGAAATTGGGTGTGCGCCCCAATATCGGTATCCGCATCAAACTGGCTTCAAGCGGCAGCGGAAAGTGGGAAGAAAGTGGCGGCGACGCCTCAAAGTTTGGACTGACCAGCGCCGAGTTGCTGGAAGCACTCGATATGCTGGACAAGAAAGACATGCGCGACTGCCTGAAACTGATTCATTTCCACATTGGTAGCCAAATCACCAAGATTCGTCGCATACAGACAGCCCTGCGCGAAGCTTCACAGTTCTATATTCAACTGCACAAACTGGGCTATAACGTAGAGTTTGTGGACTGCGGTGGCGGACTGGGCGTTGACTACGACGGAACGCGCTCGCCATCGAGTGAGAGCTCGGTGAACTACTCTATACAGGAGTATGTGAACGACTGTATCTATACCTTTGTAGATGCTGCCAACAAGAACAACCTGCCCCACCCCAACATCATCACGGAAAGCGGACGCTCGCTGGCTGCCCACCATTCAGTACTGGTGATCGACGTGCTGGAAACGGCTTCACTGCCCGAGATGCCGGAGGAGTTTGAACCCGATGAGAACTCGCACCAGCTGGTAAAAGACCTTTACGAGATATGGGATAACCTGTCGCCCAGAAACGTACTTGAAGACTGGCACGATGCCGAACAGATTCGTGAAGAGGTGTTGGACCTGTTCTCACACGGTATTGTCGATCTGAAGACAAGGGCCGAAATCGAGGCTATGTATTGGAGCGTGTGTCACGAAATCAATGCACTGGCCAAGAACCTGAAGCATATTCCAGAGGAACTGATGAACATTGACAAGCTGCTGGCCGATAAGTATTTCTGCAACTTCTCACTGTTCCAGAGTCTGCCCGACTCATGGGCTATCGACCAGATATTCCCCATCATGCCTATTCAGCGACTGAGCGAACGTCCTACACGCAACGCAACACTACAGGACATCACCTGCGACTCGGACGGAAAGATAGCCAACTTCGTGACCAACCGTCACAACTCCCACTCACTGCCCGTACACACGCTGAAGAAGAATGAGGACTACTATCTGGGGGTATTCCTCGTAGGAGCCTATCAGGAAATCTTAGGCGATATGCACAACCTGTTTGGCGATACCACCGCTGTGCACATCACCGTGAAAGACGGTCATTACCACATCGATCAGATTTTCGACGGCGAGACCGTGGAAGAGGTGCTGGAATACGTTCAGTACAATCCCAAGAAACTGGTGCGCCAACTGGAAATCTGGGTTACAAAGAGCGTAAAAGAAGGAAAGATCACCCTTGAAGAGGGCAAAGAGTTCCTGTCCAACTACCGCTCAGGTCTTTATGGTTACACCTATTTGGAGTAA
- a CDS encoding shikimate kinase produces the protein MNNTEHSSLTTPLPHREGLGESLERLPRRIILIGYMGAGKTTIGKALSKELGIPFYDLDWYIESRRRKTVPQLFAELGEEGFRKIEYNMLHEVAEFENVIISCGGGTPCFFDNIDYMNGQGDVVYLHCEPEVLHKHLMMGKTERPLLKGKSKEELITFIKEQLEKREPFYTKARYTLDVSLMDNYEKIKISVEKLRELLAI, from the coding sequence ATGAATAATACAGAACATAGCAGTCTAACCACTCCCCTCCCTCACAGGGAGGGACTGGGGGAGAGTCTTGAGAGGCTCCCCCGCCGCATCATCCTCATCGGCTATATGGGTGCCGGTAAGACTACAATAGGGAAGGCCCTCTCGAAAGAGTTGGGCATTCCCTTTTATGATCTTGACTGGTATATCGAGAGCCGCCGGCGCAAGACTGTTCCCCAGCTCTTTGCCGAACTGGGCGAGGAGGGCTTCCGCAAAATAGAGTATAACATGCTGCACGAGGTGGCAGAATTCGAGAATGTCATCATCAGCTGCGGCGGTGGTACCCCCTGTTTTTTCGACAATATCGACTATATGAACGGTCAGGGCGATGTGGTCTATCTGCACTGCGAACCCGAAGTGCTCCATAAGCATCTGATGATGGGAAAAACGGAACGCCCTCTGTTGAAGGGGAAAAGCAAGGAAGAGCTGATCACCTTTATCAAAGAACAGCTCGAGAAGCGTGAACCGTTCTACACCAAGGCCCGCTACACCCTCGATGTGAGCCTGATGGACAATTACGAGAAAATAAAAATATCGGTAGAGAAACTAAGAGAACTTTTAGCCATTTAA
- the topA gene encoding type I DNA topoisomerase — protein sequence MEKNLVIVESPAKAKTIEKFLGNDFKVMSSYGHIRDLKKKELSIDNDTLEPEYEIPEEKKKLVSELKSQAKKAEKVWLASDEDREGEAISWHLCEVLGLDEEKTSRIVFHEITKSAILDAIQHPRHLDMNLVNAQQARRVLDRLVGFKLSPVLWRKVKPALSAGRVQSVAVRLIVEREREVQAFKSETFYNVNGIFAILNPDGSASEVKATLSQRFKTEEEARQFLEICKDATFTVDTIAKKPTKRTPAPPFTTSTLQQEAARKLGFTVSQTMMVAQHLYENGRITYMRTDSVNLSSLCINASKEEITNLYGQEYSKVRQYHTSSKGAQEAHEAIRPTYMDAKLIEGTVQERRLYELIWKRTIASQMADAEIEKTTVNIQINNPQFPALNAQFIAQGEVVNFDGFLKVYHESQDEDDNNIDNPVSILPPLTEGQELTRREVSATERFTLGPQRYTEASLVHKLEELGIGRPSTYAPTISTIQQREYVVKGDKKGEERKYNVITLKGKVLTEKNRVEMTGSDKGKLLPTDIGMVVNDFLMDNFPAIMDYNFTAKVEQDFDQIAEGKESWSKMMKTFYKDFEPTVEKTMNARSEHKAGERELGIDPRTKKPVFVKIGRFGPVIQIGTAEDKDKPQFAHLPKELGMEAITLEQALELFKLPRMLGEYEGEPVTVGAGRYGPYILHANKYVSLPKGADPLTVDIADAVRLIEEKRKQETQKHIKSFEEDPKLEVLNGRYGPYLYYDGKNYRMPKSMHDRAKQLTYEECMKIVNK from the coding sequence ATGGAAAAGAATCTGGTCATCGTAGAGTCTCCTGCCAAGGCAAAGACTATTGAGAAGTTTCTTGGCAACGACTTTAAAGTGATGTCAAGCTACGGACACATCCGCGACTTGAAGAAGAAGGAACTCAGCATCGACAACGATACGCTGGAACCTGAATATGAAATTCCTGAAGAAAAGAAGAAACTGGTAAGCGAACTGAAGTCGCAAGCCAAGAAAGCCGAGAAGGTATGGCTCGCATCCGATGAGGACCGTGAGGGAGAAGCTATTTCATGGCACCTGTGCGAGGTGCTGGGACTGGACGAGGAAAAGACCAGTCGTATTGTATTCCACGAAATTACGAAATCGGCCATTCTGGATGCCATTCAGCATCCTCGCCATTTGGATATGAACCTGGTGAACGCCCAGCAGGCCCGCCGCGTGTTGGACCGTTTGGTAGGTTTCAAGCTCTCGCCCGTGTTGTGGCGCAAGGTAAAGCCCGCCCTTTCTGCCGGTCGTGTGCAGAGTGTGGCCGTACGCCTCATCGTTGAGCGCGAACGCGAAGTGCAGGCCTTTAAGAGCGAGACCTTCTATAATGTAAATGGTATTTTTGCCATTCTTAATCCCGATGGTTCGGCTTCTGAGGTGAAGGCCACCCTGAGTCAGCGTTTCAAGACTGAAGAGGAAGCCCGCCAGTTCCTGGAAATTTGTAAGGATGCCACCTTCACTGTCGATACGATAGCCAAGAAGCCAACCAAGCGTACCCCTGCTCCTCCATTTACCACTTCAACCCTTCAGCAGGAAGCAGCCCGCAAACTGGGCTTCACCGTTAGCCAGACCATGATGGTGGCTCAGCACCTGTATGAAAACGGTCGCATCACCTACATGCGTACCGACTCGGTGAACCTGAGCAGTCTGTGTATCAACGCCTCGAAGGAAGAAATCACCAATCTATATGGTCAGGAATACAGCAAGGTGCGCCAGTACCACACCTCATCGAAAGGTGCGCAGGAGGCTCACGAAGCTATCCGTCCTACCTATATGGATGCCAAACTTATAGAGGGAACCGTACAGGAACGCCGCCTCTATGAGCTGATTTGGAAACGCACCATCGCCAGTCAGATGGCCGATGCGGAGATAGAGAAGACAACGGTCAACATCCAAATCAATAATCCTCAATTCCCTGCCCTCAACGCTCAATTCATTGCCCAAGGCGAGGTAGTGAATTTTGACGGTTTCCTGAAAGTCTATCACGAGTCGCAGGACGAAGATGACAACAATATAGACAACCCCGTGTCTATCCTTCCCCCACTCACAGAAGGCCAGGAACTGACACGCCGCGAGGTAAGCGCCACCGAACGTTTCACTCTCGGTCCTCAGCGCTACACCGAAGCATCGCTCGTTCACAAGCTGGAGGAACTGGGCATTGGCCGTCCGTCAACCTACGCACCAACTATCTCCACCATTCAGCAGCGTGAATACGTGGTGAAAGGCGACAAAAAGGGCGAAGAGCGCAAATACAACGTCATCACCCTGAAAGGCAAGGTGCTCACGGAGAAGAACCGCGTTGAGATGACGGGTTCCGACAAGGGAAAACTGCTGCCCACCGACATCGGTATGGTAGTGAACGATTTCCTGATGGACAACTTCCCCGCCATTATGGACTATAATTTCACCGCCAAGGTGGAACAGGACTTCGACCAGATAGCCGAAGGCAAGGAGTCGTGGAGCAAGATGATGAAAACTTTCTACAAAGACTTCGAGCCCACGGTAGAGAAAACCATGAACGCCCGTTCTGAGCACAAAGCCGGAGAGCGCGAACTGGGTATCGACCCTCGCACCAAGAAGCCAGTATTCGTAAAGATTGGCCGCTTTGGTCCGGTGATTCAGATAGGTACTGCCGAAGACAAGGATAAGCCTCAGTTTGCCCACCTGCCCAAAGAACTGGGCATGGAGGCCATCACCCTGGAACAGGCATTGGAACTGTTCAAACTGCCCCGCATGCTGGGCGAGTATGAGGGTGAGCCTGTCACAGTAGGTGCCGGTCGCTACGGTCCCTATATTCTGCACGCCAACAAGTATGTGTCGCTTCCCAAGGGTGCCGACCCTCTGACCGTCGATATCGCCGATGCAGTACGTCTCATTGAGGAGAAGCGTAAGCAGGAAACTCAGAAGCACATCAAATCGTTTGAGGAAGATCCCAAACTGGAGGTGTTGAACGGTCGCTACGGCCCATACCTGTACTATGACGGAAAGAACTACCGCATGCCCAAATCTATGCACGACCGCGCCAAGCAGCTCACGTATGAGGAGTGCATGAAGATTGTGAATAAGTAG
- a CDS encoding NUDIX domain-containing protein → MHPLNKFSYCPVCGSSRFEENNFKSKKCQDCGFTYYANPCSATVAFITRTVEDRNGRRHTELLVATRAKEPAKGTLDLVGGFVDMEETIEEGLLREIQEETGMTVDNHRYIFSIPNLYEYSGMTIHTIDMFFIVEVDADVHPKADDDVAQLRWMRLEEIDYRQFGLRSISQGVKRFVEEHINR, encoded by the coding sequence ATGCATCCATTAAACAAATTCAGTTATTGCCCAGTGTGCGGCAGTAGTCGTTTTGAGGAGAATAATTTCAAGAGTAAGAAATGCCAGGACTGCGGTTTCACCTACTATGCCAATCCCTGTTCGGCCACGGTGGCCTTCATCACGCGCACGGTGGAAGACAGAAATGGCAGACGGCACACCGAACTGCTGGTGGCCACTCGCGCCAAGGAACCCGCCAAGGGCACCCTCGACCTGGTGGGCGGATTTGTGGATATGGAAGAGACTATAGAAGAAGGCCTGCTGCGCGAAATACAGGAAGAGACAGGCATGACGGTCGATAACCACCGGTACATCTTCTCCATCCCCAACCTCTATGAATATTCGGGCATGACCATTCACACCATCGACATGTTTTTCATTGTAGAAGTAGATGCCGACGTACATCCCAAGGCCGATGACGACGTGGCCCAACTAAGGTGGATGAGACTGGAAGAGATAGACTACAGGCAGTTCGGGTTGCGCAGCATCAGTCAGGGTGTGAAACGATTCGTTGAAGAACATATTAATCGTTAA
- a CDS encoding alpha/beta hydrolase translates to MKRLVLILQFMISLLTPTAAQQVIDLWPSGAPNDNGNPADKAELTVFLPDAKRATGRAIVVCPGGGYDHLAMQHEGTDWAGYFNQQGIALFVLKYRMPHGQHEVSVSDAEQAMKLVRQHAKEWNVKRDQVGIMGFSAGGHLASTIATHSKGDAKPDFQILFYPVITMDPSFTHKGSLKNFLGSKPKKKDIHEYSTDRQVSRVTPRTFIALSDDDTVVLPMNGANFYMECYRHDVAASLHIYPTGGHGWGYRASFDFHLEMLSELKAWLKSF, encoded by the coding sequence ATGAAAAGACTGGTTCTTATTCTTCAATTTATGATTTCTCTTCTCACACCGACTGCTGCTCAGCAAGTGATTGACCTATGGCCCTCGGGGGCACCCAACGACAACGGCAACCCTGCCGACAAGGCCGAACTGACCGTTTTCCTGCCCGATGCCAAACGAGCCACAGGCCGTGCCATCGTAGTTTGTCCTGGTGGTGGCTACGACCATTTGGCCATGCAGCACGAGGGTACCGACTGGGCTGGCTATTTCAATCAGCAGGGTATTGCTCTTTTCGTGTTGAAATATCGCATGCCCCACGGTCAGCACGAAGTGTCCGTCAGCGATGCCGAACAGGCCATGAAACTGGTGCGTCAGCATGCCAAAGAGTGGAATGTGAAGAGAGATCAGGTTGGTATCATGGGCTTTTCGGCCGGTGGCCATCTGGCATCAACCATTGCCACCCATTCCAAGGGTGATGCCAAGCCCGATTTCCAGATTCTCTTCTATCCTGTCATCACCATGGACCCTTCTTTTACGCATAAAGGCTCGTTGAAGAATTTTTTGGGCTCCAAACCGAAGAAAAAAGATATTCACGAGTATTCTACCGACCGTCAGGTGTCGCGTGTCACCCCTCGCACATTCATAGCCCTGAGCGATGACGATACTGTTGTGCTGCCTATGAACGGTGCCAATTTCTATATGGAGTGCTATCGCCATGATGTGGCTGCCTCCCTTCATATTTATCCCACTGGCGGTCACGGATGGGGCTATCGAGCCTCGTTCGACTTCCACCTCGAAATGCTCAGCGAGTTGAAAGCCTGGCTGAAGAGTTTCTGA
- a CDS encoding CapA family protein — translation MISSFIALVVSLMVLPSAPEVLAPHAVPEGTSLVSQSIVAPSGAEGGTILFTGDILLDRGVRRAIDKNGVDALFSQSVDSVLRSADVVVGNLECPATTIKAPVYKRFIFRGEPEYLLALRRHRFTHLNLANNHSIDQGREGLMDTYKNILAAGITPVGAGSNMQEAAQPVLLLNSPRKVWLITSLQMALENWAFLPEKACVSQQPMDSLLARVHQLRNSDPTAVIIVSLHWGAEHTLKPVPRQRLEAHRLIDAGADALVCHHTHTLQTIEQYKGKAIYYSIGNFIFDQPKPLNSKACMVKLIITEKGMETTTIPIVINNCVPVVEDNR, via the coding sequence ATGATAAGTTCTTTTATAGCACTGGTTGTTAGTTTAATGGTCCTTCCTTCGGCCCCAGAGGTTCTAGCCCCCCATGCTGTCCCCGAGGGGACTTCTTTAGTGAGTCAGTCTATAGTGGCCCCCTCGGGGGCCGAAGGGGGGACTATTCTTTTCACCGGCGATATTCTTCTGGATCGTGGGGTGCGCCGTGCGATTGACAAAAACGGAGTTGACGCTCTCTTCTCACAGAGCGTTGACTCTGTATTGCGTTCTGCCGATGTGGTAGTGGGCAATCTGGAATGTCCGGCCACAACGATAAAGGCACCCGTCTATAAGCGCTTCATCTTCCGAGGCGAACCGGAATATCTGCTGGCCCTGCGCCGCCATAGGTTCACACACCTGAATTTAGCCAACAACCACTCCATCGACCAAGGGCGCGAAGGATTGATGGACACATACAAGAACATCCTTGCAGCCGGCATCACCCCTGTGGGAGCCGGCAGCAACATGCAGGAAGCGGCTCAGCCAGTACTGCTCCTAAACAGTCCGCGAAAGGTATGGCTCATCACTTCGCTACAGATGGCTTTGGAAAACTGGGCTTTCCTTCCGGAGAAAGCCTGCGTGAGTCAGCAGCCGATGGACTCGCTGCTCGCACGCGTACACCAGCTAAGGAACAGCGACCCTACAGCCGTCATCATCGTTTCTCTACACTGGGGCGCTGAACACACACTCAAGCCTGTTCCCCGTCAGCGACTGGAAGCCCACCGACTGATAGATGCTGGTGCCGACGCACTCGTCTGCCACCACACTCACACCCTGCAAACCATTGAGCAATACAAGGGAAAAGCAATTTACTACAGCATCGGCAACTTCATCTTTGATCAACCGAAACCGCTGAACTCAAAGGCATGCATGGTAAAGCTGATAATTACAGAAAAAGGCATGGAGACAACCACCATCCCTATTGTCATCAACAACTGCGTCCCAGTAGTTGAAGATAATCGCTAA